From Topomyia yanbarensis strain Yona2022 chromosome 1, ASM3024719v1, whole genome shotgun sequence, one genomic window encodes:
- the LOC131677882 gene encoding uncharacterized protein LOC131677882, translated as MMSRFIVISLIVYLLHNTVAAPVERSQLLSSIQDIQRKYASLENEETLSKEKNGNELENVSDSKPEVDVDNIENIETMLEGVGNEPTKESLRKAKLLQPKSSEDQTAQGTKRKNKMFGYFGYYPQPTYPQPMAFPSYYPLEYYDDYSSLESYPHINPLANLQNYQQNFAALQNMAAFQNLNNLPNVASTSLPNLGNLDNNQAAQDYQNFGGFPSSDNLQNMDDEEILSRTNQGVRRRPNQKNSPIYYIRLPPTPYMFVPGIGYISQPPTIQPLAPTMPQYPQLAPPVTMSPFYNLPLNFVSNGKPSGIYQWSGAPSPAPMPQPAYALPYPGARPLPHRPAFRPNPFVQDSKITHLKGPFIFNGRPEEIFLLQNSINPFFQAPINPISPYNGYY; from the coding sequence ATGATGAGTCGATTTATCGTAATCAGCCTTATCGTGTACTTGCTACACAACACGGTGGCTGCACCAGTAGAGCGGTCGCAGCTTCTTTCGTCCATTCAGGATATCCAGCGGAAGTATGCCTCACTTGAGAATGAAGAAACTCTCTCCAAAGAAAAGAAtggaaatgaactggaaaacGTCAGCGACAGTAAACCAGAAGTGGATGTAGACAATATAGAAAATATAGAAACGATGCTAGAAGGCGTAGGAAATGAGCCAACCAAAGAATCGTTGAGAAAAGCGAAGCTACTACAACCAAAGTCTTCGGAAGATCAAACAGCGCAGGGCACAAAACGGAAGAATAAAATGTTTGGTTACTTCGGGTACTATCCGCAGCCCACATATCCACAACCCATGGCGTTCCCATCATATTATCCTCTGGAATACTACGACGATTATTCTTCGCTTGAGAGCTACCCGCACATAAATCCTCTAGCCAATCTGCAAAATTATCAACAGAACTTCGCCGCACTGCAGAACATGGCAGCATTCCAGAACTTGAACAACCTTCCAAATGTAGCATCAACCAGCCTTCCAAACCTTGGTAATTTGGACAATAATCAAGCTGCTCAGGACTATCAGAACTTTGGCGGTTTCCCATCTAGCGATaatcttcaaaatatggatGACGAAGAAATCTTATCTCGTACCAATCAGGGAGTTCGTCGGCGTCCCAACCAGAAAAACTCCCCAATCTATTATATTCGCCTGCCGCCAACTccatacatgtttgttcctGGAATTGGTTATATCTCGCAGCCACCGACAATTCAGCCTTTGGCGCCAACTATGCCGCAGTACCCTCAGTTGGCACCTCCAGTTACCATGAGCCCGTTTTACAATCTGCCACTCAACTTCGTGTCTAACGGCAAGCCATCCGGCATCTACCAGTGGAGCGGAGCGCCTTCCCCGGCACCAATGCCCCAGCCAGCTTATGCTCTGCCATACCCTGGAGCTCGACCACTGCCACATCGCCCCGCCTTCAGGCCCAATCCGTTTGTTCAAGACTCTAAAATCACTCACCTTAAAGGACCATTTATATTCAACGGAAGACCTGAAGAAATATTCCTGTTACAGAATTCGATCAATCCGTTCTTTCAGGCCCCTATTAATCCCATCAGTCCATATAATGGATACTACTAG